A genomic segment from Dietzia psychralcaliphila encodes:
- a CDS encoding serine hydrolase domain-containing protein — translation MERFASVTEGLDALVDAGRLTGYVCGVRQDGRSRIVAGGTRSLGGPALDPDAVFPLSSNTKPVGGVLALTLVELGVLALDDPVATHLPELSAPRVLARPGGPLDQTVPAGRPITLRHLLTMTAGVGWVGEGSALADAMSERQIAPGPYAPPMAPDEYLRLLGALPLADQPGQGWNYHTGSDVLGVLLARAAGATVSELLAEHVTGPLGLADCGFTADPDRLPTSYGVGPDGDLRALDTRIRFDHPPRFESLACGLASTVADYLTILDVLVDGGTVLGARYVEEMATDHLTPRQRAAAEGFVAPGCGYGFQVEIRPDGVVGWAGGLGTIGYVDRRTGRCAAVFTTQSYDVPGTADALDSVWELLR, via the coding sequence ATGGAACGGTTCGCCTCCGTCACCGAGGGGCTCGACGCCCTCGTCGACGCCGGACGACTCACCGGGTACGTCTGCGGGGTCCGGCAGGACGGCAGGTCTCGGATCGTCGCCGGCGGGACACGGTCACTCGGCGGCCCCGCACTCGACCCGGACGCGGTGTTCCCGCTGTCGTCCAACACCAAGCCGGTGGGTGGTGTGCTCGCGCTCACGCTGGTCGAGCTCGGCGTCCTCGCGCTCGACGACCCGGTCGCCACGCATCTGCCGGAGCTGTCCGCCCCGAGGGTCCTGGCCCGGCCGGGCGGGCCGCTCGACCAGACCGTGCCGGCCGGGCGACCGATCACCTTGAGGCACCTCCTCACCATGACCGCCGGTGTCGGCTGGGTGGGGGAGGGCAGCGCCCTGGCAGACGCCATGAGCGAGAGACAGATCGCCCCGGGTCCCTACGCCCCTCCGATGGCGCCGGACGAGTACCTCCGGCTGCTGGGTGCGCTGCCTCTGGCGGACCAGCCGGGTCAGGGGTGGAACTACCACACGGGGAGCGACGTCCTGGGTGTGCTCCTGGCGCGGGCCGCGGGCGCCACCGTGTCCGAGCTGCTGGCCGAGCACGTCACCGGTCCCCTCGGACTGGCGGACTGCGGGTTCACCGCCGACCCGGACCGGCTCCCCACCAGCTACGGGGTCGGACCGGACGGGGATCTCCGGGCGCTGGACACCCGGATCAGGTTCGATCACCCACCGCGGTTCGAGTCGCTGGCGTGCGGGCTGGCCTCGACCGTCGCCGACTACCTGACGATCCTCGACGTCCTGGTAGACGGGGGGACGGTGCTCGGCGCGCGGTACGTGGAGGAGATGGCGACCGACCACCTGACCCCACGGCAGCGCGCGGCTGCCGAGGGGTTCGTCGCTCCCGGCTGCGGGTACGGGTTCCAGGTGGAGATCCGCCCGGACGGGGTCGTCGGCTGGGCCGGGGGACTGGGGACGATCGGCTACGTCGACCGGCGCACGGGCCGCTGCGCGGCGGTGTTCACCACGCAGTCCTACGACGTACCCGGAACGGCGGACGCGCTCGACTCGGTGTGGGAACTGTTGCGGTGA
- the nadE gene encoding ammonia-dependent NAD(+) synthetase — translation MNQNSPDTGHSLDSGALRASIIAELGVRPDIDPEQEVERRVAFLADYLRSTPATGFVLGISGGQDSALTGRLCQLAAEKLRAEGLAEARFVAMRLPYGTQADEADAVTALDFIRPDASVTVDVRPASDAASAAAAEALEELPDHGGPLRDFVRGNVKARQRMIAQYAVAGQLGHLVVGTDHAAEAVTGFFTKYGDGGVDLTPLTGLTKRQGAALLRQLGAPESTWRKVPTADLEDDRPGLPDEVALGVTYEQIDDYLEGRDGVSPEAVTRIEQLFLATRHKRSVPATPLDTWWRQA, via the coding sequence ATGAACCAGAACTCTCCCGACACCGGACACTCCCTCGATTCCGGTGCGCTCCGCGCGTCCATCATCGCCGAACTCGGTGTTCGCCCCGACATCGATCCGGAGCAGGAGGTGGAGCGTCGCGTGGCGTTCCTCGCCGACTACCTCCGCTCCACGCCGGCCACGGGTTTCGTTCTGGGGATCAGCGGCGGGCAGGACTCCGCCCTCACGGGCCGGCTCTGCCAACTCGCCGCCGAGAAGCTCCGCGCCGAAGGCCTGGCCGAGGCCCGCTTCGTCGCCATGCGCCTGCCGTACGGCACTCAGGCGGACGAGGCCGACGCCGTCACGGCCCTGGACTTCATCCGGCCCGACGCCAGCGTCACCGTCGACGTCCGGCCGGCATCGGACGCCGCCTCGGCGGCCGCTGCCGAGGCGCTGGAGGAACTGCCCGATCACGGGGGCCCGCTCCGGGACTTCGTCCGCGGCAACGTCAAGGCGCGCCAGCGGATGATCGCGCAGTACGCGGTGGCCGGGCAACTGGGCCACCTCGTCGTCGGCACCGATCACGCCGCCGAGGCGGTCACCGGCTTCTTCACCAAGTACGGCGACGGCGGGGTCGACCTGACCCCCCTCACCGGCCTCACCAAGCGACAGGGCGCTGCACTGCTGCGGCAGCTCGGCGCACCGGAGTCGACCTGGCGCAAGGTCCCCACGGCCGATCTGGAGGATGACCGCCCGGGCCTGCCCGACGAGGTGGCGCTGGGCGTCACGTACGAGCAGATCGACGACTATCTGGAGGGTCGCGACGGCGTGTCACCCGAGGCAGTGACCCGGATAGAGCAGCTGTTCCTGGCCACACGTCACAAGCGGTCGGTCCCGGCCACCCCCCTGGACACGTGGTGGCGCCAGGCATAG
- the ykgO gene encoding type B 50S ribosomal protein L36, translated as MKVRKSLRSLKNKPGAQVVRRRGKVYVINKKDPRFKARQG; from the coding sequence ATGAAGGTCCGCAAGTCCCTTCGGTCGCTGAAGAACAAGCCGGGCGCCCAGGTTGTCCGTCGTCGCGGCAAGGTCTACGTGATCAACAAGAAGGACCCCCGTTTCAAGGCCCGCCAGGGCTGA
- the nrdH gene encoding glutaredoxin-like protein NrdH, translating into MVTVYTKPACVQCNATYKALDKQGVEYQVVDISVDDEAREYVMALGYLQAPVVVAGSDHWSGFRPDRIKALVTVAA; encoded by the coding sequence ATGGTCACCGTCTACACCAAGCCCGCCTGCGTCCAGTGCAACGCCACCTACAAGGCGCTCGACAAGCAGGGCGTCGAGTACCAGGTCGTGGACATCTCGGTGGACGACGAGGCGCGCGAGTACGTGATGGCCCTCGGGTACCTCCAGGCTCCCGTCGTGGTGGCCGGTTCCGATCACTGGTCCGGTTTCCGTCCGGACCGGATCAAGGCTCTCGTCACGGTCGCGGCCTGA
- the nrdI gene encoding class Ib ribonucleoside-diphosphate reductase assembly flavoprotein NrdI yields the protein MAVSVPATEPVRIVYFSNFSENTKRFIDRLGLPALRIPVRKSGTELIVSDPYVLIVPTYGGSLEVTGKSGAAVPRQVVAFLNNAHNRSLCRGVIAAGNTNFGSDFGRSGDVIAGKLGVPYLYRFELMGTHEDVTCVREGLEEFWHGSTNRDPRRHDSGRGGRGAAPGLPRAQRHAQPLRRGREDPVRQGP from the coding sequence ATGGCGGTGTCGGTGCCGGCCACTGAGCCGGTCAGGATCGTCTACTTCTCCAATTTCTCCGAGAACACCAAACGCTTCATCGACCGACTGGGCCTCCCGGCGCTCCGGATCCCCGTGCGGAAGTCCGGGACCGAACTGATCGTGTCGGACCCGTATGTTCTGATCGTCCCGACGTACGGGGGGAGCCTCGAGGTCACAGGGAAGAGCGGGGCCGCGGTCCCTCGACAGGTGGTCGCGTTCCTCAACAACGCGCACAACAGAAGCCTCTGCCGGGGCGTCATCGCCGCCGGCAACACCAACTTCGGATCGGATTTCGGCCGCTCCGGCGACGTGATCGCAGGAAAACTGGGGGTCCCGTACCTCTACCGGTTCGAGTTGATGGGCACTCACGAGGACGTCACATGCGTCCGCGAAGGATTGGAAGAGTTCTGGCATGGCAGCACCAACCGTGACCCCCGAAGGCACGACAGCGGGAGAGGCGGGCGAGGGGCAGCGCCTGGATTACCACGCGCTCAACGCCATGCTCAACCTCTACGACGCGGACGGGAAGATCCAGTTCGACAAGGACCGTGA
- the nrdE gene encoding class 1b ribonucleoside-diphosphate reductase subunit alpha produces the protein MLNLYDADGKIQFDKDREAAREYFLQHVNQNTVFFHNLDEKLDYLVDKNYYEREVLDRYTRNYVRELFDHAYAKKFRFPTFLGAFKYYTSYTLKTFDGKRYLERYEDRVCMVALTLADGDENLARRLVDEIIDGRFQPATPTFLNSGKKQRGEPVSCFLLRIEDNMESIGRNINSALQLSKRGGGVALLLSNLREHGAPIKHIENQSSGVIPVMKLLEDSFSYANQLGARQGAGAVYLHAHHPDIFKFLDTKRENADEKIRIKTLSLGVVIPDITFELAKRNDDMYLFSPYDVERIYGRPFADVNISEHYTEMVEDSRIKKTKINARHFFQTLAELQFESGYPYIMYEDTVNRANPIAGKITHSNLCSEILQVSTPSTYNEDLTYSHVGKDISCNLGSLNIAKAMDSPDFGQTIETAIRGLTAVSDQTHIDSVPSIERGNAESHAIGLGQMNLHGYLARERIHYGSEEGVDFTNIYFYTVLYHAVRSSNLLARERGTWFAGFPESTYASGEFFDKYTDQAWEPATEKVRQLFAEADVTVPTQDDWRALKVDVQQYGIYNQNLQAVPPTGSISYINNSTSSIHPVASRIEIRKEGKIGRVYYPAPYLTNDNLDYYQDAYEIGYEKIIDTYAAATQHVDQGLSLTLFFKDTASTRDVNRAQIYAWRKGIKTLYYIRVRQLALEGTEVEGCVSCML, from the coding sequence ATGCTCAACCTCTACGACGCGGACGGGAAGATCCAGTTCGACAAGGACCGTGAGGCGGCGAGGGAGTACTTCCTCCAGCACGTCAACCAGAACACGGTCTTCTTCCACAACCTGGACGAGAAGCTGGACTACCTGGTCGACAAGAACTACTACGAGCGCGAGGTGCTCGACCGGTACACGCGCAACTATGTGCGCGAACTGTTCGACCACGCCTATGCCAAGAAGTTCCGCTTCCCCACGTTCCTCGGTGCCTTCAAGTACTACACCTCGTACACGCTCAAGACGTTCGACGGGAAGCGGTACCTCGAGCGCTACGAGGACCGCGTCTGCATGGTCGCCCTCACGCTCGCGGACGGCGACGAGAACCTGGCCCGCCGCCTGGTCGACGAGATCATCGACGGTCGTTTCCAGCCGGCCACGCCCACGTTCCTCAACTCGGGAAAGAAGCAGCGCGGCGAGCCCGTCTCCTGTTTCCTGCTGCGTATCGAGGACAACATGGAGTCCATCGGCCGCAACATCAACTCCGCGTTGCAGCTGTCCAAGCGCGGTGGCGGGGTGGCCCTGCTGCTGTCGAACCTCCGCGAGCACGGCGCGCCGATCAAGCACATCGAGAACCAGTCCTCCGGCGTCATCCCCGTGATGAAGCTGCTGGAGGACTCCTTCTCCTACGCCAACCAGCTCGGTGCCCGCCAGGGTGCCGGTGCGGTGTACCTGCACGCCCACCACCCGGACATCTTCAAGTTCCTCGACACCAAGCGGGAGAACGCGGACGAGAAGATCCGCATCAAGACCCTGTCGCTGGGTGTCGTGATCCCGGACATCACATTCGAGCTGGCCAAGCGCAACGACGACATGTACCTGTTCTCGCCGTACGACGTCGAGCGGATCTACGGCAGGCCCTTCGCGGACGTCAACATCTCGGAGCACTACACCGAGATGGTCGAGGACAGCCGGATCAAGAAGACCAAGATCAACGCCCGGCACTTCTTCCAGACCCTCGCGGAGCTGCAGTTCGAGTCCGGCTACCCGTACATCATGTACGAGGACACGGTGAACCGGGCCAACCCGATCGCCGGCAAGATCACGCACTCCAACCTGTGCTCGGAGATCCTCCAGGTCTCCACGCCGTCGACGTACAACGAGGACCTCACCTACTCCCACGTGGGCAAGGACATCTCCTGCAACCTCGGTTCACTCAACATCGCCAAGGCCATGGACTCGCCGGACTTCGGACAGACCATCGAGACGGCCATCAGAGGCCTGACCGCGGTGTCGGACCAGACCCACATCGACTCGGTCCCATCGATCGAGCGGGGCAACGCCGAGTCGCACGCGATCGGCCTCGGGCAGATGAACCTCCACGGCTACCTCGCCCGTGAGCGGATCCACTACGGGTCCGAGGAGGGTGTCGACTTCACGAACATCTACTTCTACACGGTGCTCTACCACGCGGTCCGGTCCTCGAACCTCCTCGCGCGGGAGCGCGGGACGTGGTTCGCCGGGTTCCCGGAGTCCACGTACGCGTCCGGCGAGTTCTTCGACAAGTACACCGACCAGGCGTGGGAGCCGGCCACCGAGAAGGTGCGCCAGCTGTTCGCCGAGGCGGACGTCACGGTGCCCACCCAGGACGACTGGCGTGCGCTCAAGGTCGATGTGCAGCAGTACGGCATCTACAACCAGAATCTCCAGGCCGTGCCGCCCACGGGATCGATCAGCTACATCAACAACTCGACCTCGTCGATCCACCCCGTCGCCTCGCGGATCGAGATCCGCAAGGAGGGCAAGATCGGGCGCGTCTACTACCCGGCTCCCTACCTGACCAACGACAACCTGGACTACTACCAGGACGCGTACGAGATCGGTTACGAGAAGATCATCGACACCTACGCGGCGGCCACCCAGCACGTGGACCAGGGCCTCTCGTTGACCCTGTTCTTCAAGGACACGGCCAGCACCCGCGACGTCAACCGCGCCCAGATCTACGCGTGGCGCAAGGGGATCAAGACCTTGTACTACATCCGCGTGCGCCAGCTCGCGCTCGAGGGGACCGAGGTAGAGGGTTGCGTCTCGTGCATGCTCTGA
- the nrdF gene encoding class 1b ribonucleoside-diphosphate reductase subunit beta, which produces MTIEQHAPGSHSPAAGVAPRLVDRVSAINWNRVTDDVDDQVWGRLTSNFWLPEKVPVSNDIPSWQTLTDSEQQLTTRVFTGLTLLDTLQGTVGAVSMIPDAATPHEEAVLTNIAFMESVHAKSYSTIFSTLCSTPQVDDAFRWAEENTFLQRKAHIILGYYSGKDPLKRKIASTLLESFLFYSGFYLPMRWSSRAKLTNTADIIRLIIRDEAVHGYYIGYKYQRALEQIGQAERDELKDYTFELLFELYDNEADYTEDLYDTVGWTEDVKKFLRYNANKALMNLGYEGMFPKDETNVDPAILSALSPNADENHDFFSGSGSSYVMGKAVATEDEDWDF; this is translated from the coding sequence ATGACCATCGAACAGCACGCCCCCGGATCCCACAGCCCCGCCGCCGGGGTCGCCCCCCGGCTCGTCGACCGGGTGTCGGCGATCAACTGGAACCGCGTCACCGACGACGTCGACGATCAGGTCTGGGGGCGGCTCACCAGCAACTTCTGGCTGCCGGAGAAGGTCCCGGTGTCCAACGACATCCCGTCGTGGCAGACCCTGACGGACTCGGAGCAGCAGCTCACCACGCGGGTCTTCACCGGCCTCACCCTGCTGGACACCCTCCAGGGGACCGTCGGCGCCGTGAGCATGATCCCCGACGCGGCGACCCCGCACGAGGAGGCAGTGCTCACCAACATCGCCTTCATGGAGTCGGTCCACGCCAAGAGCTACTCCACGATCTTCTCGACCCTCTGCTCCACGCCGCAGGTCGACGACGCCTTCCGCTGGGCGGAGGAGAACACCTTCCTGCAGCGCAAGGCTCACATCATCCTCGGGTACTACTCCGGGAAGGACCCCCTCAAGCGCAAGATCGCCTCGACCCTCCTCGAGTCGTTCCTCTTCTACTCGGGCTTCTACCTGCCCATGCGCTGGTCCTCGCGAGCCAAGCTCACCAACACGGCCGACATCATCCGGCTCATCATCCGGGACGAGGCGGTGCACGGCTACTACATCGGCTACAAGTACCAGCGTGCCCTCGAGCAGATCGGTCAGGCCGAGCGCGACGAGCTGAAGGACTACACCTTCGAGTTGCTCTTCGAGTTGTACGACAACGAGGCGGACTACACCGAGGACCTCTACGACACCGTGGGGTGGACCGAGGACGTCAAGAAGTTCCTGCGCTACAACGCCAACAAGGCGCTCATGAACCTCGGCTACGAGGGGATGTTCCCCAAGGACGAGACCAACGTCGACCCCGCGATCCTCTCGGCGCTCAGCCCGAACGCGGACGAGAACCACGACTTCTTCTCGGGTTCCGGTAGCTCCTACGTCATGGGTAAGGCAGTGGCCACGGAGGACGAGGACTGGGACTTCTGA
- a CDS encoding ABC transporter substrate-binding protein has translation MTDLAPSRHRPRGRGYPSTPVRVTVGVAGPLVVGLVLAGCGPSPVDMVEHPVTTTPTRMAGEELQRSAEPEESCAPAPAPAEFPGNGVREVASVDPAEERVEVPRSPERILALGAGAVDVACALGLQDLVVGTSGLPRDADVFLPAPLVGLPDLAITGDSGVDDAATAARELRPDLIVVADVVDPDPAVARALSEIAPTVVYDPDPLRWTDATEAIADAYGRPSAGGDLLLDVIDRARSTADATTPSDTWVSLVSVTDADGIVVQQPDTLGSLMLEAVGAGRPPAQRTRDGQRIEPAPQSPPVGDELDGDVIFAVVGGDDGSEQSAREAFATDRWTELDAVGARRMFVVDRAVWEGAGPVAARAVLDDIRGSINGIAPDG, from the coding sequence ATGACCGATCTCGCGCCGAGCCGACACCGCCCTCGCGGGCGGGGGTACCCTTCCACCCCCGTGCGGGTCACGGTGGGCGTCGCGGGCCCGCTCGTCGTCGGACTCGTGCTCGCGGGTTGCGGACCCTCCCCCGTCGACATGGTCGAGCACCCCGTCACCACGACCCCTACACGGATGGCCGGCGAGGAGCTCCAGCGCTCCGCCGAACCGGAGGAGTCGTGTGCGCCCGCACCGGCGCCGGCCGAGTTCCCCGGGAACGGCGTTCGGGAGGTTGCATCCGTGGATCCCGCCGAAGAGAGGGTGGAGGTCCCGCGGTCACCGGAGCGGATCCTGGCGCTCGGGGCCGGGGCCGTGGACGTCGCGTGCGCCCTGGGGCTGCAGGACCTCGTCGTCGGGACCTCCGGCCTGCCCCGTGACGCCGACGTCTTCCTCCCCGCTCCCCTGGTGGGACTGCCCGACCTGGCGATCACCGGTGACTCCGGCGTGGACGACGCCGCGACAGCGGCCCGTGAGCTCCGGCCCGACCTCATCGTGGTGGCCGACGTCGTCGATCCGGACCCGGCCGTCGCACGGGCCCTGTCGGAGATCGCCCCGACCGTTGTCTACGACCCGGACCCCCTGCGCTGGACCGACGCCACCGAGGCGATCGCCGACGCCTACGGCCGGCCCAGCGCGGGCGGCGATCTCCTGCTGGACGTGATCGACCGGGCGCGGTCCACCGCCGACGCCACCACCCCCAGCGACACCTGGGTCTCACTCGTCTCCGTCACGGACGCCGACGGGATCGTGGTCCAGCAGCCGGACACTCTCGGGAGCCTCATGCTCGAGGCGGTTGGCGCCGGCCGCCCCCCGGCCCAGCGCACCAGGGACGGTCAGCGGATCGAGCCCGCCCCTCAGTCCCCTCCCGTGGGCGACGAACTCGACGGTGACGTGATCTTCGCCGTGGTGGGTGGCGATGACGGCTCGGAACAGTCCGCGCGCGAGGCCTTTGCCACCGACCGGTGGACGGAGCTCGACGCGGTGGGCGCACGCCGCATGTTCGTGGTGGACCGGGCCGTGTGGGAGGGGGCCGGTCCCGTGGCCGCACGCGCGGTCCTCGACGACATCCGGGGCTCCATCAACGGGATCGCCCCGGACGGCTAG